The following are from one region of the Bacillus methanolicus MGA3 genome:
- a CDS encoding UDP-N-acetylmuramoyl-L-alanyl-D-glutamate--2,6-diaminopimelate ligase: MKLHTLLKFLHPLVPYNGDDPEITAIHNDNRLVEPGSLFICIKGHTVDGHDFAQSAVEKGAAAILAERDLQLDVPVIIVKNTYRAMAVLADAFYGQPSHKLHLIGITGTNGKTTTSHLIEKIFSDAGKKTGLIGTMYTKIGDQTFETKNTTPESLTLQKTFKQMIDSGVETAVMEVSSHALVYGRVHGCDYNVAVFTNLTQDHLDYHKTMDEYRRAKGLLFSQLGNTFCHDKPKFAVLNADDPASREYIQSTAAHVITYGIDQPADIKAENLKITANGTVFDLITPFGVEKISMKLIGKFSVYNVLASIGACLVSGIPLKQMIKSIEEVEGVPGRFELVNAGQDFAVIVDYAHTPDSLENVLKTVKQFAERNIYVVVGCGGDRDRTKRPLMAKIACKYATHPIFTSDNPRSEDPLQIIRDMEEGVKGKQYKSIVDRKEAITYAINNAQKGDVILIAGKGHETYQQIGSEVFDFDDRVVAKEAIEKR, translated from the coding sequence ATGAAATTACATACATTGCTAAAATTTCTGCACCCTCTTGTTCCTTATAACGGGGACGATCCTGAAATTACAGCGATTCATAATGATAATCGCTTAGTTGAACCGGGGAGCCTGTTTATTTGTATAAAAGGACATACAGTTGATGGACATGATTTTGCTCAGTCTGCTGTTGAAAAAGGAGCTGCAGCGATACTCGCTGAAAGAGATTTGCAACTTGATGTACCTGTTATCATCGTAAAAAATACATACCGGGCCATGGCTGTACTCGCTGACGCATTTTACGGCCAGCCAAGCCATAAACTACATTTAATCGGGATTACCGGAACGAACGGTAAGACGACAACGAGTCATTTAATTGAAAAAATTTTTTCTGATGCCGGAAAAAAAACCGGATTAATCGGAACAATGTATACAAAAATTGGTGACCAGACTTTTGAAACGAAAAATACTACCCCGGAAAGCTTAACATTACAAAAAACATTCAAGCAAATGATTGACAGCGGTGTTGAAACCGCAGTGATGGAAGTATCTTCACATGCATTGGTTTATGGCCGGGTGCACGGCTGTGATTACAATGTCGCGGTTTTTACAAATTTGACACAAGATCATCTTGATTATCATAAAACAATGGATGAGTACCGCCGGGCAAAAGGTTTGTTATTCTCCCAGCTCGGAAATACCTTTTGCCATGACAAACCAAAATTTGCTGTTCTGAATGCAGATGATCCTGCTTCTCGAGAGTATATCCAATCAACGGCTGCTCATGTCATCACTTACGGGATTGATCAGCCTGCCGATATTAAAGCGGAAAATTTGAAGATAACAGCAAACGGAACGGTTTTTGATTTGATAACACCGTTCGGAGTCGAAAAAATTTCAATGAAGCTCATCGGAAAATTTAGTGTCTATAATGTGCTGGCAAGTATTGGCGCATGTCTAGTCTCTGGCATTCCACTTAAGCAAATGATCAAATCGATCGAAGAAGTGGAAGGAGTGCCGGGCCGTTTCGAATTAGTGAATGCAGGACAAGATTTTGCGGTTATCGTTGATTATGCCCATACACCAGACAGTCTTGAAAATGTATTAAAAACCGTTAAACAATTTGCTGAACGAAATATTTATGTCGTTGTTGGCTGCGGGGGTGACAGAGACCGTACGAAGCGTCCGTTAATGGCTAAGATTGCTTGCAAGTATGCGACACATCCAATTTTCACCTCGGATAACCCGCGTAGTGAAGATCCTCTTCAAATTATCCGTGACATGGAAGAAGGAGTTAAGGGTAAACAGTACAAGTCTATTGTAGACCGAAAAGAAGCAATTACATATGCGATAAACAACGCCCAAAAAGGTGATGTAATATTGATTGCTGGAAAAGGGCATGAAACGTATCAGCAAATTGGAAGTGAAGTATTTGATTTTGATGATCGGGTTGTCGCGAAAGAAGCGATTGAAAAAAGATAA
- the mraY gene encoding phospho-N-acetylmuramoyl-pentapeptide-transferase — protein MLEQVIFFTILMAFLITVILSPIFIPFLRRLKFGQSIREEGPKSHQKKSGTPTMGGIMILLSIVATTFIMTGKFSEPTIKTYLLLFVTLGFGLLGFLDDFIKVVMKRNLGLTSKQKLLGQIIISAVFYFVLKTNEFSTDLHIPLTDYSLDLGWLYAFFIIFWLVGFSNAVNLTDGLDGLVSGTAAIAFGAFAVLAWNQSQFEVAIFSVAVVGAVLGFLVFNAHPAKVFMGDTGSLALGGAIAAVAILTKLEILLIIIGGVFVIETLSVILQVISFKTTGKRIFKMSPLHHHYELSGWSEWRVVVTFWTVGLLLAVLGIYLEVWL, from the coding sequence GTGCTGGAGCAAGTTATTTTTTTTACTATATTAATGGCTTTTTTAATTACAGTGATCCTGTCTCCTATATTTATTCCTTTCTTAAGAAGATTAAAGTTTGGACAAAGCATTCGAGAAGAAGGCCCGAAGTCTCATCAAAAAAAATCAGGAACTCCGACAATGGGAGGCATCATGATTCTCCTGTCAATTGTGGCAACGACATTTATTATGACAGGAAAATTCTCCGAGCCGACAATTAAAACATATTTGCTGTTGTTTGTAACACTTGGATTCGGTCTGCTCGGATTTTTGGATGATTTTATTAAAGTGGTAATGAAGCGAAATTTAGGCTTAACATCAAAGCAAAAGCTTCTTGGCCAAATAATTATTTCTGCCGTTTTTTATTTCGTTTTAAAAACAAACGAATTTTCAACAGATTTACATATTCCATTGACTGACTATTCGCTAGATCTCGGCTGGCTTTATGCATTCTTTATTATCTTTTGGCTAGTCGGTTTTTCTAATGCTGTCAATTTGACAGATGGTTTAGACGGACTTGTTTCCGGGACGGCAGCTATTGCGTTTGGCGCATTTGCCGTTTTAGCTTGGAATCAATCCCAGTTTGAAGTCGCGATATTTTCCGTCGCTGTTGTTGGGGCAGTTCTTGGTTTTTTAGTATTCAATGCTCATCCTGCCAAAGTGTTTATGGGAGATACCGGATCGCTTGCCCTCGGGGGAGCAATTGCAGCGGTCGCCATTTTGACTAAATTGGAAATTTTATTAATCATTATTGGCGGAGTCTTTGTTATCGAGACATTATCTGTTATTCTACAAGTGATTTCTTTTAAAACAACGGGGAAAAGAATATTCAAAATGAGTCCGCTCCATCATCATTATGAGCTTTCAGGATGGTCAGAGTGGCGCGTAGTTGTAACATTTTGGACGGTTGGCTTGCTATTAGCCGTACTAGGAATTTATTTAGAGGTGTGGTTGTAA
- the murD gene encoding UDP-N-acetylmuramoyl-L-alanine--D-glutamate ligase, whose translation MKYINRYLHKKILVLGLAKSGVSAASLLHKLGAFVTVNDKKPLSENPEAQGLLEQGIKVICGDHPIELLDEGFELIVKNPGIPYYNPMIKGAIEKGIPVITEVELAYQISEAPFIGITGTNGKTTTTTLIYEMLNAGYKNPLIAGNIGTVASDVAQKAGEHNTIVIELSSFQLMGIDAFKPKVAILTNIYDAHLDYHGTKEEYINAKAMITKNQTEDDYFIYNADQEIVARIAESTRAKTIPFSTAQVLNDGIYVKDGAVFFNGEQIIHTSDIALPGEHNLENILSAVAAAKLAGVNNDAIFRVLNTFKGVKHRLQFVCELNGRKFYNDSKATNILATTKALAAFKEPVILLAGGLDRGNEFDELVPSLKNVKVLITFGQTAEKLERAGRMAGIKTILRVDNVESAVPQAYKQSEQGDVILLSPACASWDQYKTFEVRGDIFIEAVHKLK comes from the coding sequence TTGAAATATATAAATCGATATCTTCATAAAAAAATTCTCGTTTTAGGTTTAGCTAAGAGCGGAGTGAGTGCTGCATCCCTCCTGCATAAATTAGGGGCATTTGTTACTGTCAATGACAAAAAGCCGCTATCTGAAAACCCTGAAGCTCAAGGATTATTGGAACAGGGAATTAAAGTCATTTGCGGCGATCATCCAATTGAGCTTTTAGATGAAGGCTTTGAGTTGATCGTAAAAAATCCCGGAATCCCTTATTATAATCCGATGATCAAGGGTGCAATCGAAAAAGGGATTCCAGTCATAACAGAAGTTGAACTAGCTTATCAAATATCGGAAGCGCCATTTATAGGAATCACGGGAACAAACGGAAAAACAACGACAACAACGCTCATCTATGAAATGCTGAATGCTGGGTATAAAAATCCGTTGATTGCCGGAAACATCGGAACGGTAGCTTCTGATGTGGCTCAAAAAGCCGGGGAACACAATACGATTGTTATTGAGTTGTCATCATTTCAATTAATGGGCATTGATGCATTCAAGCCGAAAGTTGCGATTCTTACCAACATTTATGATGCCCATCTTGATTATCATGGAACAAAAGAAGAGTATATAAACGCGAAAGCAATGATAACAAAGAATCAAACGGAAGATGACTATTTTATATATAATGCTGATCAAGAAATTGTTGCTCGAATCGCGGAAAGCACTCGTGCGAAAACCATTCCGTTTTCTACTGCACAAGTATTAAACGATGGCATTTATGTAAAAGATGGAGCCGTTTTCTTTAATGGTGAACAAATTATTCATACAAGTGATATTGCGCTTCCGGGGGAACACAATTTAGAAAATATACTTTCAGCTGTTGCCGCAGCAAAATTAGCAGGCGTTAATAACGATGCGATTTTTCGTGTGTTAAACACTTTTAAAGGTGTAAAGCACCGCCTGCAATTTGTATGTGAACTTAATGGAAGAAAGTTTTACAATGATTCAAAGGCAACAAATATACTAGCGACAACAAAAGCACTTGCTGCATTTAAAGAACCGGTTATCCTTTTAGCAGGTGGATTGGATCGGGGGAATGAATTTGATGAACTTGTTCCTTCACTAAAAAACGTGAAAGTACTCATAACATTTGGACAGACTGCAGAAAAACTGGAACGCGCAGGACGCATGGCAGGAATAAAAACCATTCTTCGTGTCGATAATGTGGAAAGCGCCGTACCACAAGCTTACAAGCAATCGGAACAGGGAGATGTGATTCTTCTTTCTCCGGCTTGTGCGAGCTGGGATCAATATAAAACTTTTGAAGTGAGGGGAGACATTTTTATCGAAGCGGTGCATAAGCTTAAGTAA